The genomic stretch AGTTAAGTATACAGAAAGGATTGATACAAATCCTAAAGAAATCCCAATGGGTATAGTAAGCGCAAGTAAAATAAATAAAATAATAAATAGTAAAACAATCAATTTACACACCTCCTCCAATGTTTTCATTGTGATTTTGGAGAAGGGGTTGTTTGTATCTCAAGACCGAAATGTATTTCTGAATGATTCGAAAGACTGTTAAAGCAAAACCAACAGGTAGAGCTAAATATATAAACTTAAATGGAATACCCATTGCTGGACTTGTTTGCATCGTGCTCGCCAATGCATCGTATACATCAATACCACCAGCAATCATAAAAATGCTAAATATTAGGAAAGATAAGTCCCGGATAACAGCAAAGACAACTTGTACTTTCCGGCTGACAAATTCTAAAACGATATCGATTTTTAGATGAGAATCAATCTTTACCGCATAACTAATCCCAATAAATGCAACCCAAATAAATAAATACCGGCTAATTTCCTCTGGCCAAGATAACGAAGCATTTAACACATATCTCATGAATATTTGTGAACCCATAATAATAACGAGAACTAACAATCCAAATGACATGAAAAATATTTCTAAATTTTTGTCGAGCCATTTGACAACCTTCATATAATCACCCCCTATGAAATTATCGTATTGTCAAAAGTTTCTTTGTAAAAACTTGTTTTTCAGTTGATATTACGCGGTTAAACACAA from Pueribacillus theae encodes the following:
- a CDS encoding TRAP transporter small permease gives rise to the protein MKVVKWLDKNLEIFFMSFGLLVLVIIMGSQIFMRYVLNASLSWPEEISRYLFIWVAFIGISYAVKIDSHLKIDIVLEFVSRKVQVVFAVIRDLSFLIFSIFMIAGGIDVYDALASTMQTSPAMGIPFKFIYLALPVGFALTVFRIIQKYISVLRYKQPLLQNHNENIGGGV